In Juglans microcarpa x Juglans regia isolate MS1-56 chromosome 8D, Jm3101_v1.0, whole genome shotgun sequence, the following are encoded in one genomic region:
- the LOC121242544 gene encoding UV-B-induced protein At3g17800, chloroplastic-like isoform X2, producing MEAGAATVVRSQFGSSIPSTSIGRSGILTANGPNFLRLGTKFQPAVKHCTSISQPKLGHRKVVCRSRRGLVVRASLSSDSAGSSEPIAPLQLESPIGQFLSQILVSHPHLVPAAVEQQLEQLQTDRDAETKKEEPPASGTDLILYRRIAEVKANERRKALEEILYALVVQKFMDANVSLIPTIAPSSSDSSGQVDVWASQDEKLEQLHSPEAYEMIQNHLTLILGNRIADSTAVAQISKLRVGQVYAASVMYGYFLKRVDQRFQLEKTMKILPNASDELESDIQTAAGGNMRPGGDDVTSQARASHPEVSSWSGGISPGGFGHGIKASRLRTYVMSFDGETLQTYATIRSKEAVSIIEKHTEALFGRPEIVITPQGTVDSSKDEQIRISFGGLKRLVLEAVTFGSFLWDVESYVDSRLLAV from the exons ATGGAAGCTGGGGCAGCGACAGTCGTCCGATCCCAATTCGGCAGCTCAATACCGTCAACTTCTATTGGCAGATCGGGTATTTTGACTGCGAACGGGCCCAATTTTCTGCGTCTCGGTACCAAGTTCCAGCCCGCTGTTAAG CATTGcacttcaatttctcaaccaaagttgGGACACAGGAAAGTGGTTTGTAGAAGTAGGAGAGGTTTGGTGGTTCGGGCATCATTGTCCTCGGACTCAGCAGGGTCATCTGAGCCAATTGCTCCACTTCAGCTTGAATCTCCAATTGGGCAGTTTCTGTCACAGATCCTGGTAAGCCACCCACATCTTGTGCCTGCTGCGGTTGAGCAGCAGCTTGAACAGCTTCAAACTGATCGTGATGctgaaacaaagaaagaagagcCTCCTGCTTCGGGGACTGACTTAATTCTTTACAG GAGAATTGCTGAGGTTAAGGCTAATGAAAGGAGAAAGGCTTTGGAAGAAATTTTATATGCACTGGTAGTGCAGAAGTTCATGGATGCCAATGTTTCTTTGATACCCACCATTGCCCCCTCTTCCTCGGATTCTTCTGGCCAAGTGGATGTATGGGCAAGCCAAGATGAGAAACTCGAGCAGCTTCACTCTCCTGAAGCCTATGAGATGATCCAGAACCACTTAACTCTGATTCTGGGGAACCGTATAGCTGATTCAACTGCTGTAGCCCAGATAAGCAAACTCAGGGTTGGGCAGGTCTATGCAGCATCTGTGATGTATGGATACTTCCTCAAGCGGGTTGACCAGAGGTTTCAGCTTGAGAAGACGATGAAAATCCTTCCAAATGCTTCTGACGAATTAGAGAGTGATATTCAGACAGCTGCTGGTGGGAACATGAGACCTGGTGGTGATGATGTCACTTCCCAAGCTAGAGCATCCCATCCTGAGGTCTCTTCCTGGTCTGGTGGCATCAGTCCTGGGGGGTTTGGTCATGGGATAAAGGCTTCCCGACTGAGAACTTACGTAATGTCTTTTGATGGGGAGACACTTCAGACATATGCCACAATAAGATCGAAAGAGGCTGTTAGCATCATAGAGAAGCACACAGAGGCATTGTTTGGAAGGCCTGAAATTGTTATAACACCTCAGGGGACAGTGGATTCTTCCAAGGATGAACAAATCAGGATTAGCTTTGGTGGTTTGAAGAGACTGGTCTTGGAGGCAGTGACTTTTGGTTCTTTTCTCTGGGATGTTGAGAGCTACGTGGATTCTAG GCTCTTAGCAGTGTAG
- the LOC121242544 gene encoding UV-B-induced protein At3g17800, chloroplastic-like isoform X1 codes for MEAGAATVVRSQFGSSIPSTSIGRSGILTANGPNFLRLGTKFQPAVKHCTSISQPKLGHRKVVCRSRRGLVVRASLSSDSAGSSEPIAPLQLESPIGQFLSQILVSHPHLVPAAVEQQLEQLQTDRDAETKKEEPPASGTDLILYRRIAEVKANERRKALEEILYALVVQKFMDANVSLIPTIAPSSSDSSGQVDVWASQDEKLEQLHSPEAYEMIQNHLTLILGNRIADSTAVAQISKLRVGQVYAASVMYGYFLKRVDQRFQLEKTMKILPNASDELESDIQTAAGGNMRPGGDDVTSQARASHPEVSSWSGGISPGGFGHGIKASRLRTYVMSFDGETLQTYATIRSKEAVSIIEKHTEALFGRPEIVITPQGTVDSSKDEQIRISFGGLKRLVLEAVTFGSFLWDVESYVDSRYHFVMN; via the exons ATGGAAGCTGGGGCAGCGACAGTCGTCCGATCCCAATTCGGCAGCTCAATACCGTCAACTTCTATTGGCAGATCGGGTATTTTGACTGCGAACGGGCCCAATTTTCTGCGTCTCGGTACCAAGTTCCAGCCCGCTGTTAAG CATTGcacttcaatttctcaaccaaagttgGGACACAGGAAAGTGGTTTGTAGAAGTAGGAGAGGTTTGGTGGTTCGGGCATCATTGTCCTCGGACTCAGCAGGGTCATCTGAGCCAATTGCTCCACTTCAGCTTGAATCTCCAATTGGGCAGTTTCTGTCACAGATCCTGGTAAGCCACCCACATCTTGTGCCTGCTGCGGTTGAGCAGCAGCTTGAACAGCTTCAAACTGATCGTGATGctgaaacaaagaaagaagagcCTCCTGCTTCGGGGACTGACTTAATTCTTTACAG GAGAATTGCTGAGGTTAAGGCTAATGAAAGGAGAAAGGCTTTGGAAGAAATTTTATATGCACTGGTAGTGCAGAAGTTCATGGATGCCAATGTTTCTTTGATACCCACCATTGCCCCCTCTTCCTCGGATTCTTCTGGCCAAGTGGATGTATGGGCAAGCCAAGATGAGAAACTCGAGCAGCTTCACTCTCCTGAAGCCTATGAGATGATCCAGAACCACTTAACTCTGATTCTGGGGAACCGTATAGCTGATTCAACTGCTGTAGCCCAGATAAGCAAACTCAGGGTTGGGCAGGTCTATGCAGCATCTGTGATGTATGGATACTTCCTCAAGCGGGTTGACCAGAGGTTTCAGCTTGAGAAGACGATGAAAATCCTTCCAAATGCTTCTGACGAATTAGAGAGTGATATTCAGACAGCTGCTGGTGGGAACATGAGACCTGGTGGTGATGATGTCACTTCCCAAGCTAGAGCATCCCATCCTGAGGTCTCTTCCTGGTCTGGTGGCATCAGTCCTGGGGGGTTTGGTCATGGGATAAAGGCTTCCCGACTGAGAACTTACGTAATGTCTTTTGATGGGGAGACACTTCAGACATATGCCACAATAAGATCGAAAGAGGCTGTTAGCATCATAGAGAAGCACACAGAGGCATTGTTTGGAAGGCCTGAAATTGTTATAACACCTCAGGGGACAGTGGATTCTTCCAAGGATGAACAAATCAGGATTAGCTTTGGTGGTTTGAAGAGACTGGTCTTGGAGGCAGTGACTTTTGGTTCTTTTCTCTGGGATGTTGAGAGCTACGTGGATTCTAGGTACCATTTTGTTATGAATTAA
- the LOC121242547 gene encoding purple acid phosphatase 17-like, with the protein MAVLCKKNVALCALFTITSGLCFFHSSAELQRFEHPTKSDGSLSFLVVGDWGRRGAFNQSQVAHQMGRIGEKLDINFVVSTGDNFYDDGLTSEQDTAFEESFTKVYTANSLQKQWYSVLGNHDYRGNAEAQLSPLLRKIDSRWLCLRSFIVNSGLAEIIFVDTTPFVYAYFTDTKDHTYDWRGIHSRKLYIANLLKDVELALKESTAKWKIVVGHHAIKSVGHHGDIKELSKWLLPVLQANNVDFYMNGHDHCLEHISDTKSPIQFLTSGAGSKAWRGDIKGLNRGGLKFFYDGQGFMSVQLNKMDAEIIFYDVFGKILHSWRTSKQLHQST; encoded by the exons ATGGcggttctctgtaagaaaaatGTGGCTCTGTGCGCTCTCTTTACCATTACCTCTGGCCTTTGTTTCTTCCATTCATCTGCAGAGCTTCAAAGGTTTGAGCACCCCACCAAAAGTGATGGGTCGCTTAGCTTTTTGGTCGTTGGGGACTGGGGAAGAAGAGGGGCTTTCAACCAATCTCAAGTTGCTCATCAG ATGGGAAGGATTGGAGAGAAGCTAGACATCAACTTTGTAGTTTCAACAGGAGATAATTTCTATGATGATGGATTGACTAGTGAACAGGATACAGCATTTGAGGAATCATTTACCAAAGTATACACAGCCAACAGCCTGCAGAAACAGTGGTACAGTG TTTTGGGCAACCATGATTATAGGGGCAATGCAGAAGCACAATTGAGCCCTCTCCTCAGGAAAATTGATAGTAGATGGCTCTGCCTGAGATCTTTTATTGTGAATTCTG GATTAGCCGAGATTATATTTGTGGACACCACTCCTTTTGTCTATGCATACTTTACTGATACAAAGGACCATACTTATGATTGGAGGGGCATCCACTCTCGCAAGCTTTACATTGCAAACCTATtaaag GATGTTGAATTGGCATTGAAAGAGTCAACAGCAAAATGGAAGATTGTTGTTGGTCACCATGCCATCAAAAGTGTTGGACATCATGGTGATATAAAGGAGCTTTCAAAGTGGCTTCTCCCTGTGCTTCAG GCCAACAATGTTGATTTTTACATGAATGGGCATGACCATTGCCTTGAGCATATAAGTGACACAAAAAG CCCTATACAATTTCTAACTAGTGGAGCTGGGTCCAAGGCATGGAGAGGAGACATTAAAGGACTGAATAGAGGTGGTCTGAAGTTCTTCTATGATGGACAGGGTTTCATGTCTGTCCAGCTGAACAAGATGGATGCAGAAATTATATTCTATGATGTTTTTGGCAAGATTTTGCACAGTTGGAGAACATCGAAGCAGCTTCACCAATCAACATGA
- the LOC121242546 gene encoding purple acid phosphatase 3-like, which produces MLKVHLNYNSSSLVLAGFWDYAMSISFLLVAFFCACFLPITAELQRLEHPVKADGSLSFLVIGDWGRRGHYNQSDVAYQMGRIGEKLSIDFVVSTGDNFYEDGLTSIDDPAFEKSFAKIYTAKSLQKQWYNILGNHDYRGDVEAQLNPILRRVDSRWLCLRSFVLNSEIVEFFFIDTTPFVDKYFLRLKHHTYDWRGVLPRKEYLSKLLKDLDSALRDSTANWKIVVGHHTIRSIGHHRDTRELVMQVLPIFEEHSVDMYINGHDHCLEHISSKSSNIQFLTSGGGSKAWKGDIGKLGQDLLKFYYDGQGFLSVELKQTEAKIVFYDIFGNVLHNFNISKGLFSTM; this is translated from the exons ATGCTGAAAGTCCATCTGAATTACAACTCGAGCTCTCTTGTTTTGGCTGGTTTTTGGGACTATGCCATGTCTATTAGTTTTCTCCTGGTGGCTTTCTTCTGTGCTTGCTTTCTTCCTATAACAGCTGAGCTTCAGCGACTCGAACACCCGGTTAAAGCCGATGGCTCGCTTAGCTTTTTGGTGATTGGAGACTGGGGAAGAAGGGGACATTACAATCAATCTGATGTTGCTTATCAG ATGGGAAGAATTGGGGAGAAGTTGAGCATAGATTTTGTAGTTTCTACTGGAGACAACTTTTATGAGGATGGACTTACCAGCATAGATGACCCTGCATTTGAGAAGTCATTCGCCAAGATCTACACTGCTAAGAGCCTGCAGAAGCAATGGTACAACA TTTTGGGCAACCATGATTATAGAGGAGATGTTGAGGCACAATTGAATCCAATTCTTAGGAGAGTTGATAGCAGATGGCTGTGTCTAAGATCCTTTGTTCTCAACTCAG aaATTGTGGAGTTTTTCTTCATCGACACGACTCCTTTCGTTGATAAGTACTTTCTGAGGCTAAAGCACCATACTTATGATTGGAGAGGTGTGCTTCCGAGGAAAGAATACCTCTCGAAGCTCTTAAAG GATCTTGATTCAGCTCTGAGGGATTCCACTGCAAACTGGAAAATTGTCGTTGGACATCATACTATCAGAAGCATAGGGCATCACAGAGACACCAGGGAGCTTGTAATGCAGGTTCTACCAATATTTGAG GAGCATAGCGTTGACATGTACATAAATGGGCATGACCATTGCTTGGAACACATAAGCAGCAAAAGCAG CAACATCCAATTTTTAACCAGCGGAGGAGGTTCAAAGGCATGGAAAGGTGATATAGGCAAATTGGGCCAAGATTTATTGAAGTTTTACTATGATGGGCAAGGATTTTTATCTGTTGAACTTAAGCAGACCGAAGCGAAGATTGTATTTTATGACATATTTGGCAATGTTTTGCACAATTTCAATATTTCTAAGGGGCTCTTCTCTACAATGTAG